AGGCGGCGATCAATAACCTCTTTTGAAATTATCTGCTTCTGTTCCACAAGCTGAAGAAAAGGGCAAAAAAATCCGGTGCCGGGTCGACACGACAGTGTTGCTCTGTCAAAATGCTCGCCCGGTTGTCACGGTTTAGGCCTGCCTTGGCCCGTTTTCGCACAAATCCGGCGTTTGGGGCTCGGTTCGTATCGCAATCTCCACCCTCGGGTGCTGCTGGTTCGGCCACTGTATCGGATTTGCAGCCCTCACGTGCCACGGAAAGTCATGGACACGCAGAGGTCAGCGCGTTCGAGAAGGTGAGTTGGTTCTGAATCTAAACGGAAATACCCTACTCTTGCTAGCCAGCTCATATCTGGTATTATTGACAATATTACACATTCAATGTAGTTCGACTTAACGATACACATTCCTTCAGTCAAACATAGTGCCTAAATAATGTACTAACTGCACTCCGGTGTAGTAAATACTAGCTAGCAAACAATCCAGTGTAGCATGAAAGCATAATAACAATATCTCATCTCTACAGAATCGAGATTATCATGGGTTCTCTCAGGATCCTGTCGTTGACGAGTGGAACATGAGGATGGCCTTCTTCTTTGGCATCTCCATGGCTATTGTGGTTGGGGGTACCTTCATCCACTATTTACCAGACCATGGGTATGTTTAAGCACACTGCACATCCCTCTTTGTTGCTTGATCTTCATCACTTGCACAATGATGCAAGTAGGTGCACAATGAGTAAGTGACTGAAAAGCCGAGCTACAGTAAAAATATAACACTGCTAGGAGGACCCCACAAAAAACGAGCTAGATGAATGCAACCAAACTACACTGATGAATGTTTTATAACATATTTTTGGTTAAAGGGACATTCCAAAATTGCTCTACTTCATATTCCTCATCAAAACCACCACCACATAAACATGTGAATATTGcacgtttctatgttttgtagtaaaaaaataaaaaaaaatagggGAAGATAAGTCTAGGGACTTTTAAGTGTCCGCTTCATATTCATAATCTCCAGCACAACCTCCCAACATATGTGAAAACTgcacatttctatgttttgtagtaacaTCATCAACCAATTAGTATGCAATGcacacggggcggcagggtagcctagtggttagagcgttggactagtaaccgaaaggttcgaatccccgagcttgacaaggtacaaatctgtcgttctgcccctgaacaggcagttaacccactgttcctaggccgtcattgaaaataagaatttgttcttaactgacttgcctagtaaaataaaggtaaaataaaataaaacactgatgttactacaaaacatagaaatgtgcagttttcaaatatagttgaagtcggaagtttacatacactaatggagtcattaaaacttgttttttcaaccactccacaaaggttttggcaagtcggttagaacatctactttgtgcatggccaaagtaatttttccaacaattgtttacagattatttcactatcacaattccagtgggtcagaagtttacatgcactatgttgactgtgccttttaaacagcttggaaaattctagaaagtgatgtcatggctttagaagcttctgataggctaattgacatcatgagTCAATTGGCagtttacctgtggatgtatttcaaggcctaccttcaaactcagtgcctcatgggaaaatgaaaagaaatcagccaagaccttagaaaaaaattgtagacctccacatgtctggttaatcctttggagcaatttccaaacgcctgaaggtaccacgttcatctgtacaaacaatagtacgcaagtataaacaccatgggaccacgcagccgtcataccactaaggttacacgttctgtctcctcgagatgaacatactttggtgcgaaaagtgcaaatcaatcccagaacaacagcaaaggaccttgtgacgaggctggaggaaacgggtacaaaagtatctatatccacagtaaaatgagtcttatatcgacaaaacctgaaaggccgctcagcatggaagaagccactgctccaaaaccgccattaaaaaaagccagactacggttttcaactgcacatggggaccaagattgtactttttggagaaatgtcctctcgtatgatgaaacaaaaatagaactgtttggccataaagaccattgatatgtttggaggaaaaagggggaggcttgcaagcctaagaacaccatcccaactgtgaaacatgggggtggcagcataatgttgtgggggtgctttgctgcaggagggactggtgtacttcacaaaatagatggcatcatgagggaggaaaattatgtggatatattgaagcaacatctcaagacatcagtcaggaagttaaagcttggtcgcaaatgggtcttccaaatggacaatgaccccaagcatacttccaaagttgtggcaaaatggcttaaggacaacaaagtcaaggtattggagtggccatcacaaagccctgacctcaatcctatataaaatttgtgggtagaactgaaaaagcatgtgcgagcaaggaggcctacaaacctgactcagttacaccagctctgtcaggaaggatgggccaaaattcacccaacttattgtgggaagcttgtggaaggctacctgaaacatttgacccaagttaaacaatttaaaggcattgctaccaaatactaattgagtgcatgtaaacttctgacccactgggaatgtgatgaatgaaaaaagctgaaataaatcgttcgctcttattattctgacatttcacattcttaaaataaagtggtgatcctaactgacctaaaacagggaatgtttttattaggattaaatgtcaggaattgtgaaactgggattaaatgtatttggctaaggtatatgtaaacttctgacttcaactgtatgttgatgttggggtggtgctggagatgaataTGAAGCTGACACTTTAAAAAAAAGGCCCTTTCCTGATGTGAGGAGACTTACTATACGACAGTTGGCGATGTGACCAGAGTGTACTGAGGCCCAGCTTTATGCAAATCATCAGATgttcctgtgtgtggggggggggatacTTACAAGATAGCTTTGACACATGCTGTTTGGAAGAAATGGGCCGATCTAGGCAATGcctgaacaaaaatacaattttattgggcAAATTGTACAACAATTTCAtaggttttactgagttacagttcatgtaaggaaatcagttaattgaaatgaattaggccctaatctatacacttcacataactgggaataaagatatgcatttgttggtcacagatacgtaaataaaacatttttaaaaaggaaCCAGTTGGAGAGAACCATGCAGCacgacatctccttcgcatagagttgatcaggttgttgattgtggcctgtggaatgttgtcccactcctcttcaatgtctgtgtgaagttgctagatattggtgggaactggaacacactgtcgtacaccgATCCAGAGCTTCccgaacatgctcaatgggtgacatgtctggtgagtatgcaggccatggaagaactggaacattttGCGCATCCAGGAATTGTGTGCAGATCTTAGACATGggtccgtgcattatcatgctgaaacatgaggtgattgtGGCGGATGAATAGCATGACAATGGgccaggatctcgtcacggtatctctgtagattcaaattgccatcgataaaatgcaattgtgttcattgtctgtagcttatgcctaaacataccataaccccactgccaccatggggcactctttacaatgttgacatcagcaaatcactcacccacacaatgccataTATACGGTCAGCCATctacccggtacagttgaaactgggattcatccatgaagagcacacttctccactgtgccagtggccattgaaggtgagcatttgcccactctGTTACGACTCTGAACTGccgtcaggtcaagaccctggtgaggacgacgagcacacagatgggcttccctgagacggtttctaacagtttgtgcagaaatttggttgtgcaaacagattcatcagctgtccaggtgactggtctcagacaatctcacaggtgaagaagccaaatgtggaggtcctgggctcgCGTGGTTACGTGTTCTgcgtttgtgaggccggttggacatactgccaaattcctTAAATCAATGGAGATGGCTTATggggaaaaaaatgaaaaaataattATCTGGCAATAACTCTGGTGgacgttcctgcagtcagcatgcaaattgcacgctccctaagaacttgagacatctgtggcattgtgttgtgtgacaactgcacatttgtgtccttttattgtccccagcacaaggtgcacatgtgtaatgatcatgctgtttattcagcttcttgatacgcgaacctgtcaggtggatgtattatcttgccaaaggagaaatgctcactaaaagggaAGTAAACAAATGTGCACAATTTGATTgaaatatgcacaaaaagcttatgtACAATTTTTGGGTTCTTTTTATTTCAGTATCCAGTTGATGTGGGGTAAAGGAGCATATTTATCATAGCACAAATTCACATTTTCTTTTGGAAAAGTATTTTTGAATAATAGGGTTTCAAAtggacattttagtcatttagcagacgctcttacagtagtgaaaacctacactcgatccctccgatgtcaacaactacagaccagtatcccttctttcttttctctccaaaactcttgaacgtgccgtccttggccagctctcccgctatctctctcagaatgaccttcttgatccaaatcagtcaggtttcaagactagtcattcaactgagactgctcttctctgtatcacggaggccctccgcactgctaaagctaactctctctcctctgctctcatccttctagacctatcggctgccttcgatactgtgaaccatcagatcctcctctccaccctctccgagttgggcatctccggcgcggcccacgcttggattgcgtcctacctgacaggtcgctcctaccaggtggcgtggcgagaatctgtctcctcaccacgcgctctcaccactggcgtccccagggctctgttctaggccctctcctattctcgctatacaccaagtcacttggctctgtcataacctcacatggtctctcctatcattgctatgcagacgacacacaattaatcttctcctttcccccttctgatgaccaggtggcgaatcgcatctctgcatgtctggcagacatatcagtgtggatgacggatcaccacctcaagctgaacctcggcaagacggagctgctcttcctcccagggaaggactgcccgttccatgatctcgccatcacggttgacaactccattgtgtcctcctcccagagcgctaagaaccttggcgtgatcctggacaacaccctgtcgttctcaactaacatcaaggcggtggcccgttcctgtaggttcatgctctacaacatccgcagagtacgaccctgcctcacacaggaagcggcgcaggtcctaatccaggcacttgtcatctcccgtctggattactgcaactcgctgttggctgggctccctgcctgtgccattaaacccctacaactcatccagaacgccgcagctcgtctggtgttcaaccttcccaagttctctcacgtcaccccgctcctccgctctctccactggcttccagttgaagctcgcatccgctacaagaccatggtgcttgcctacggagctgtgaggggaacggcacctcagtacctccaggctctgatcaggccctacacccaaacaagggcactgcgttcatccacctctggcctgctcgcctccctaccactgaggaagtacagttcccgcgcagcccagtcaaaactgttcgctgctctggccccccaatggtggaacaaactccctcacgacgccaggacagcggagtcaatcaccaccttccggagacacctgaaaccccacctctttcaggaatacctaggataggataaagtaatccttctcaccccccccttaaaagatttagatgcactattgtaaagtggctgttccactggatgtcttaaggtgaacgcaccaatttgtaagtcgctctggataagagcgtctgctaaatgacttaaatgtaaatgttaaatgtagtgACTGCATATTTTTTtcgtactggtcccctgtgggaatcaaacgCAAAACTCTGGTGTCGCAAGCACCATGCGCTACTAATGGAGCTACATAGGACAATAAGCTGTATTACAATGGACTGATGGAACTTTGGATAGTAGACCAGTCAATTCCACAAGTCAATGCTGCGTTCCTGGACTCCAAAAATGACACCGGTGCATATAGATGTCGGAATTCAGATAGGACGTCTTCGTGCTAAAACAATCTAGTTTTTAAAACAATGGCTCGTGACAGGGTTCAATGCACTGATAAATCGGCACCGTCTACTTTTTTTTTCAAATTGATGGCACCTTGGAGCTAAAATGGGGATCATGTATACTGTGCTAATGGGATTAATTTTTTTTGTATAATGGAGAGCAATGTGCACTACGACAAACAACTATGTGCTATATTGAATTGATCAAACACTATTTGATTAGTCTTTTTGACCTGTCTTTTTCTCACCAGTATGAGGCAGTGGGCCAGGAGGGAAGCAGAAAGGTTGATCACACAGAGGGAGGCTGCAGGTCTTCTTCTTATGGAGGAGAACTACTATGACCCAAGCAAGATTGTGCTACCAGG
The sequence above is a segment of the Oncorhynchus nerka isolate Pitt River linkage group LG20, Oner_Uvic_2.0, whole genome shotgun sequence genome. Coding sequences within it:
- the LOC115102234 gene encoding NADH dehydrogenase [ubiquinone] 1 beta subcomplex subunit 11, mitochondrial-like codes for the protein MLARLSRFRPALARFRTNPAFGARFVSQSPPSGAAGSATVSDLQPSRATESHGHAEVSAFEKNRDYHGFSQDPVVDEWNMRMAFFFGISMAIVVGGTFIHYLPDHGMRQWARREAERLITQREAAGLLLMEENYYDPSKIVLPGAGEE